Proteins encoded together in one Nostoc sp. PCC 7524 window:
- a CDS encoding CobW family GTP-binding protein, with the protein MVADVMTNSVPVTVLTGYLGAGKTTLLNHILTYEHGKKVAVIVNEFGEVGIDNQLVIDADEEIFEMNNGCICCTVRGDLIRIIGNLMKRRDKFDHLVIETTGLADPAPVIQTFFVDEDMQSQMSLDAVVTVVDSKHIWQHWEADEAQEQIAFADVILLNKTDLVAPAELDELEKRIRSMNAIAKIYRTRNSELSMDALLGVQAFDLARALEIDPNFLGEDAHEHDDTVFSIALVEEGELDGQKLNAWLSELLRTQGPDIFRMKGILNIAGEDNRFVFQGVHMILDGRPDRPWKASEKRKNELVFIGRNLNEAQLKQDFLACMA; encoded by the coding sequence ATGGTGGCTGATGTAATGACAAATTCAGTTCCCGTTACTGTTTTGACTGGCTATTTAGGAGCAGGGAAAACAACACTACTCAATCACATCCTCACCTACGAACATGGCAAAAAAGTGGCTGTGATCGTCAATGAATTTGGGGAAGTAGGCATTGATAATCAATTAGTTATTGATGCAGATGAAGAAATATTTGAAATGAACAATGGCTGTATTTGTTGTACAGTCAGGGGTGACTTAATTCGCATCATCGGTAATTTGATGAAGCGGCGGGATAAGTTTGACCATTTAGTAATAGAAACAACTGGATTAGCCGACCCTGCACCCGTAATTCAGACTTTCTTTGTAGATGAAGATATGCAAAGTCAAATGTCTTTAGATGCAGTGGTGACAGTGGTTGATTCCAAGCATATCTGGCAGCATTGGGAAGCAGACGAAGCCCAAGAACAGATTGCATTTGCCGATGTAATTTTACTGAATAAAACAGATTTAGTTGCACCAGCAGAATTAGATGAATTAGAAAAGCGGATTCGGTCAATGAATGCGATCGCTAAAATTTACCGCACCCGTAATTCTGAATTATCGATGGATGCTTTATTGGGTGTGCAAGCCTTTGATTTAGCACGCGCCTTAGAAATAGACCCTAATTTCTTAGGTGAAGATGCCCACGAACATGATGATACTGTTTTTTCTATAGCATTGGTAGAAGAAGGCGAACTAGATGGGCAGAAATTAAACGCTTGGCTTTCAGAATTATTGCGTACCCAAGGCCCTGATATCTTCCGCATGAAAGGCATATTAAATATTGCTGGCGAAGATAATAGATTTGTCTTCCAAGGTGTGCATATGATATTGGATGGCAGACCGGATAGACCTTGGAAAGCCAGCGAAAAGCGGAAAAACGAACTGGTTTTTATTGGTCGCAATCTCAATGAAGCTCAATTGAAACAAGATTTTCTGGCTTGTATGGCATAG
- a CDS encoding DUF427 domain-containing protein gives MYPQRIEPKPGQESVWDYPRPPRLEDTNKHIQVVFNGVVIVDTHAAKRVLETSHPPSYYIPPADIKMEHLVLTPQSSFCEWKGRAGYYTIRVSEKSAQNAAWFYASPTPAFASIKDHVAFYAHMMDACYVDGEKVEPQPGNFYGGWVTSDIVGPFKGIPGSWGW, from the coding sequence ATGTATCCCCAACGCATTGAACCCAAACCCGGACAAGAATCAGTATGGGACTACCCCCGCCCTCCTCGCTTGGAGGACACTAACAAACATATTCAAGTAGTTTTTAATGGTGTAGTTATTGTAGATACCCACGCCGCCAAACGTGTTTTAGAAACCAGCCATCCACCCTCTTACTACATCCCCCCTGCGGATATCAAAATGGAACATCTGGTGTTAACACCACAGTCTAGCTTTTGCGAGTGGAAAGGACGTGCTGGTTACTACACAATACGCGTAAGTGAAAAATCAGCACAAAATGCAGCTTGGTTCTATGCCAGCCCGACACCAGCTTTTGCATCCATCAAAGATCATGTAGCTTTTTATGCCCATATGATGGATGCTTGTTATGTAGATGGAGAAAAAGTAGAACCGCAACCAGGAAATTTTTACGGTGGTTGGGTAACTAGCGATATTGTTGGGCCGTTTAAAGGTATTCCTGGTAGTTGGGGATGGTAA
- a CDS encoding FAD/NAD(P)-binding protein has protein sequence MATTPVQLPPKIDLAIIGAGPHALTFVTHLLQKRPKMQGRFLVFDPSGRWLNRWQQQFAALEIPHLRSPAVHHPDPNPFALRKFAESRPQELFPPYDLPGTQLFADLCHDVIQRWDVEDVVVPAKVTRLQPLHQRWQMWLQDGTSIIARRVVLATNNSQIQIPDWVNQIALEYPQDKLCHSQHIDLRQLHLTGERVLIVGGGLTSGHLAVGAISRGAKVHLIMRRQLQAKLFDAEPGWLGPKYLKGFFAESDYQQRWQMIQQARNGGSMTPAIATQLRRAVGAGHAIIDEDCQIVAAQWLGNHWQVKCNDGNEYECDRIWLSTGSKFDVIAEPLLAEIFHAYPIPVVNGLPVLDSCLRWPSCELFLMGGLAALQVGPTARNLSGARMASEKIVPAIIKPRVSLAHPQIA, from the coding sequence ATGGCAACTACTCCAGTGCAGTTACCTCCTAAAATTGACTTGGCGATTATTGGTGCTGGCCCTCATGCGTTAACATTTGTCACTCATTTGCTGCAAAAGCGACCCAAAATGCAGGGGAGATTTTTGGTATTTGATCCTAGCGGTAGATGGTTGAATCGATGGCAGCAGCAGTTTGCAGCTTTAGAAATACCACATTTGCGATCGCCTGCGGTACACCATCCTGATCCCAATCCCTTCGCTTTGCGAAAATTTGCCGAATCTCGTCCCCAAGAATTATTCCCCCCCTACGACTTACCAGGAACGCAGCTATTTGCAGACTTGTGTCATGATGTGATTCAGCGTTGGGATGTAGAGGATGTAGTTGTACCAGCTAAGGTGACACGACTGCAACCCTTACACCAGCGTTGGCAGATGTGGTTGCAAGATGGCACATCAATCATTGCGCGGCGGGTTGTACTAGCTACGAACAATAGCCAAATCCAGATTCCTGACTGGGTAAATCAAATAGCCTTGGAATATCCCCAAGACAAACTCTGTCACTCACAGCACATAGATTTACGGCAATTACATTTGACAGGTGAAAGAGTATTAATTGTGGGTGGTGGTTTAACCAGTGGACACTTAGCAGTGGGTGCGATTAGTCGTGGAGCCAAAGTCCACTTAATAATGCGGCGACAGTTGCAAGCTAAATTATTTGACGCGGAACCTGGTTGGTTAGGGCCAAAATACTTAAAAGGATTCTTCGCTGAATCAGATTATCAACAGCGTTGGCAAATGATACAGCAAGCGCGTAACGGTGGTTCGATGACACCTGCAATAGCTACGCAACTACGCCGGGCTGTGGGTGCTGGTCATGCAATCATAGATGAAGATTGTCAAATTGTTGCAGCTCAATGGTTAGGAAATCATTGGCAGGTAAAATGCAATGATGGTAATGAATATGAGTGCGATCGCATTTGGCTATCTACTGGTAGTAAATTTGATGTTATAGCCGAACCATTATTAGCAGAAATTTTTCATGCTTACCCTATTCCTGTAGTCAACGGCTTACCTGTATTAGATAGCTGTCTACGTTGGCCTAGTTGTGAATTATTTTTAATGGGAGGTTTAGCAGCATTACAAGTAGGGCCGACAGCACGAAATTTATCAGGTGCAAGAATGGCAAGTGAAAAAATTGTACCAGCGATTATTAAACCTAGGGTTTCTCTTGCTCATCCTCAAATTGCATAA
- the psaK gene encoding photosystem I reaction center subunit PsaK, translating into MLTSTLLAAATAPLEWNPSIGIIMIVANVIAITFGKFTIQYPSSEPALPSANLFGGFGLPGLLATTAFGHILGAGIILGLHYLGRF; encoded by the coding sequence GTGTTAACTTCAACCTTACTCGCTGCTGCAACTGCACCCCTGGAATGGAATCCCTCAATCGGGATTATCATGATTGTTGCCAATGTCATCGCTATTACCTTCGGTAAGTTCACCATTCAATATCCCAGTTCAGAACCAGCTTTACCATCTGCCAATCTCTTCGGTGGCTTTGGTTTACCTGGTTTATTAGCGACTACAGCATTTGGTCATATATTAGGCGCAGGTATTATTTTAGGCTTGCATTACCTGGGTAGATTCTAG
- a CDS encoding all3515 family Zur-repressed PEP-CTERM protein has product MSLLFAAPLVVSTAVAPAQAHGSDADHDDTESFIGLDGLEFLTSGTYAGLENPNYKRLTFLYAHREEDYTRNHFHGIGVYSYSGPVASPSINSTNINNRIPEISSGIPPLKLLPGTGIYAGRLISMDTHEEYSNLKIQSVQSLQDPAHPDDLSLFNSSRGRWQSPLAGATIGLQLMSITSGLNIANEAGENILTALGEIYTIGSGDDFSFTPTFWTNRTAAPGVYSATFKLVDLNTDNNRTPFLESGTFSLDFQVEKVPEPSTTISLGVVGLLALSISHLKKRTVNN; this is encoded by the coding sequence ATGAGCCTATTGTTTGCTGCGCCATTGGTTGTATCTACTGCTGTTGCACCTGCACAAGCTCATGGTAGTGATGCTGACCATGACGATACTGAATCTTTCATTGGCTTAGATGGTTTGGAGTTCCTCACGAGTGGAACGTATGCTGGATTGGAGAACCCCAACTACAAACGTTTGACCTTTCTCTATGCTCATAGAGAAGAAGACTACACAAGGAATCATTTCCACGGTATCGGTGTTTATAGCTACTCAGGGCCTGTAGCTAGCCCAAGTATTAATTCCACCAACATCAATAACAGAATTCCTGAAATTTCTTCAGGAATTCCACCACTGAAATTATTACCGGGTACAGGGATTTATGCTGGGCGGTTGATTAGCATGGACACCCATGAGGAATATAGCAATCTCAAAATTCAATCTGTGCAATCTTTGCAAGATCCTGCACATCCGGATGATCTGTCTTTGTTTAATAGTTCTCGTGGTCGTTGGCAGTCACCTCTAGCGGGTGCAACAATTGGTCTACAATTGATGTCTATTACCAGTGGGTTGAATATTGCTAATGAAGCGGGTGAAAATATCCTCACGGCTCTTGGTGAGATTTACACTATCGGTAGTGGTGATGATTTTTCCTTTACCCCGACTTTCTGGACGAATAGAACAGCAGCACCCGGTGTTTATTCAGCTACATTTAAATTAGTTGATTTAAATACTGATAATAACCGTACTCCCTTTTTGGAATCTGGTACATTTAGCTTGGATTTCCAAGTCGAAAAAGTGCCAGAACCTTCGACTACTATTAGTTTGGGAGTAGTTGGTTTATTAGCTTTATCTATATCTCACCTCAAGAAACGGACTGTAAACAACTGA
- a CDS encoding metal ABC transporter solute-binding protein, Zn/Mn family, which yields MSQKILKSPPIKFVLLFLTIGFFGCGNQAINTSFTKTSTTVNENLPLVVATTSLLCDLAKQVAENTINLTCIIPPNTDAQDYQPKPEDRTAIEQANLIFYNGYNLEPELIKLIKETNNKAPKIAVSQVALPKPQQFQINTRKVSNPYIWHNPKNGIKMVEVISSNLKKLEPNNTDIYQENTKRIKAELTQIDSWIKSRIGSIPEEKRRLVTTTNAIDYFTKAYGIPSASLGTEEQATDQRITNLVRYIQKSKVPTIFSEAKVNPELIESVATAAQVKLSERQLYTQGLGEADSNANSYQNMMFANTRTIVEGLGGTYLIFPPRIQPSQR from the coding sequence ATGTCACAAAAAATACTAAAAAGTCCTCCCATAAAATTTGTATTGTTGTTTTTGACAATTGGATTTTTTGGGTGTGGAAATCAAGCTATAAATACCTCCTTCACCAAAACCTCTACCACTGTTAATGAAAATCTGCCCTTGGTTGTCGCTACTACAAGCTTACTTTGTGATTTAGCTAAACAAGTTGCGGAAAATACCATTAATCTTACCTGTATAATTCCTCCTAATACAGATGCCCAAGATTATCAACCAAAACCAGAAGACCGTACAGCTATTGAGCAAGCTAATTTAATTTTCTACAATGGCTACAATCTAGAACCAGAATTAATCAAATTAATTAAGGAAACGAACAACAAAGCTCCGAAAATAGCCGTTAGCCAAGTTGCCCTGCCTAAGCCGCAGCAATTTCAGATAAATACTCGAAAAGTCAGTAATCCTTATATTTGGCATAATCCGAAAAATGGGATAAAAATGGTGGAGGTTATTAGTAGTAACTTAAAAAAATTAGAACCAAATAATACAGATATTTATCAAGAAAATACTAAACGAATTAAAGCGGAACTCACTCAGATAGATAGTTGGATTAAATCAAGAATTGGTAGTATTCCTGAAGAAAAGCGCAGATTAGTAACAACCACTAATGCCATAGATTATTTCACCAAAGCATATGGTATTCCGTCAGCCAGTTTGGGTACAGAAGAGCAAGCAACAGATCAACGGATCACAAATTTGGTGAGATATATCCAAAAGTCTAAAGTACCAACAATTTTTTCAGAAGCGAAAGTTAACCCTGAGTTAATTGAGTCAGTAGCTACAGCAGCACAGGTAAAATTATCAGAAAGGCAACTATATACTCAAGGACTGGGAGAAGCAGACAGTAACGCAAATAGCTATCAAAATATGATGTTTGCTAATACACGTACCATTGTTGAGGGGTTAGGTGGAACTTACTTAATTTTTCCACCTAGAATTCAGCCATCTCAACGTTAA
- a CDS encoding WD40 repeat domain-containing protein: MNLTTSKSKEFEEHYSGTLAEYVTAIAWSPRGDTLAATSAAGEVVLWQDGELITLQTGEGKSVDCVAFSRDGQFLAVGGQDGRVKIWQGQELIATLENAPAWVDKIAWNHVNNQLAFSLGRYVQVWDADTREVVVTLNFADSSALSIDWRIDGQYLAIGGNQGVKIWHSQNWDEEPYILTMPTVSVAMGWSTDGKFLASGNMDRSVTVLEWNNPDPWVMRGFPGKIRQLAWSDIKSKIDAPLLATSSVEGIVVWEKLEDEDLGWEARVLTNHVGVINAIAFAPNSFLLASAATDGWLCLWNKAKQVSQILTGAADGFSTLAWHPQGKLLAAGGEKGEILIWSKILRGQGFGHS; the protein is encoded by the coding sequence ATGAACCTCACAACTAGCAAATCTAAAGAATTTGAAGAACATTATTCAGGGACACTGGCAGAGTATGTAACTGCGATCGCCTGGTCGCCAAGAGGTGATACTCTAGCTGCAACCTCGGCGGCTGGGGAAGTGGTACTGTGGCAAGATGGCGAATTAATCACTTTGCAAACTGGTGAAGGTAAATCAGTAGATTGTGTAGCGTTCTCCAGGGATGGTCAATTTTTAGCCGTTGGGGGACAAGATGGCCGGGTGAAAATTTGGCAGGGACAAGAATTAATTGCCACTTTAGAAAATGCCCCGGCTTGGGTGGATAAAATAGCTTGGAATCATGTTAATAACCAGTTGGCTTTTAGTTTAGGGCGCTACGTTCAAGTTTGGGATGCTGATACTCGTGAGGTAGTTGTCACCCTGAATTTTGCTGACTCCTCTGCATTGAGTATTGATTGGCGCATTGATGGACAATATCTCGCCATTGGTGGGAATCAAGGCGTGAAAATTTGGCACTCGCAAAACTGGGACGAAGAACCTTACATTCTCACTATGCCTACTGTCAGTGTCGCTATGGGTTGGTCAACTGATGGTAAATTTCTCGCCTCTGGGAATATGGATCGCAGCGTCACCGTTTTGGAATGGAATAATCCCGATCCTTGGGTGATGCGTGGCTTCCCTGGTAAGATTCGGCAATTGGCTTGGTCAGATATTAAGAGCAAAATCGATGCGCCATTGTTAGCTACCTCCAGTGTGGAAGGGATTGTGGTGTGGGAAAAGCTAGAGGATGAGGACTTGGGTTGGGAAGCGCGAGTTTTAACTAATCATGTGGGGGTGATTAATGCGATCGCTTTTGCTCCAAACAGCTTTCTTCTTGCTTCGGCGGCTACAGATGGCTGGTTGTGTTTGTGGAACAAAGCCAAGCAAGTCTCCCAAATTCTTACAGGGGCTGCTGATGGTTTTTCTACCTTAGCTTGGCATCCCCAAGGCAAATTATTAGCCGCAGGTGGTGAAAAAGGTGAAATTCTCATTTGGTCAAAGATATTACGCGGTCAAGGCTTCGGACATAGTTAA
- a CDS encoding HlyD family efflux transporter periplasmic adaptor subunit, which yields MTQLNSDRLNGNNGNGKHDKAVPADAQVVTSLAKNSQPGLIKANVEEFEQSVVLRQSPIWSRTIMLTLMALACFGITWAYFAKIEQVVPATGQLKPEGAVKEVQAPVSGVVKEVYIQNGQKVNKGDLLLTFETVATVAQLNALNKIRSSLMQQNQIYRRLMNSTTGITSELEFSRSQLPRDAAFLLRSRAALVSENELLRTQLRNSTTGIGLDSDEQQQLAVAKQELDTRAAAANLEVAKIQKQLSQTVVKLQDTESSLGIQQRILDKLKTLSEEGGISQLQYLNQQQQVQNLTAEVAQLVEEKKRLQFDIERGRQQLYNTVAASDKNILERIADNKKRIAEIDSQFMKIVLDNEQNLADINSKISQAQLNFKYQELRAPVSGTIFDLQAKNPGFVANPTQKLLQIVPNDNYVAEVFITNRDIGFVSKGMKVDVRIDSFPFSEFGDIKGELVDIASDALPPDETYQFYRFPARIQLDKQYLDIKNRKIPLQSGMSLSANIKVREERTVMSLFTELFTNQVESLKQVR from the coding sequence ATGACTCAACTCAATAGCGATCGCTTAAATGGTAATAATGGTAACGGCAAGCATGACAAAGCTGTTCCAGCTGATGCTCAAGTGGTGACATCTTTAGCTAAGAACTCTCAACCAGGTTTGATTAAGGCCAATGTTGAAGAATTTGAGCAATCAGTCGTCCTGCGCCAGTCTCCTATTTGGTCACGGACAATCATGCTTACCCTAATGGCTTTAGCCTGTTTTGGCATTACTTGGGCATATTTCGCCAAAATTGAACAGGTAGTACCCGCTACTGGTCAATTAAAGCCAGAGGGAGCTGTCAAAGAAGTGCAAGCACCCGTCAGTGGAGTTGTCAAAGAAGTCTATATCCAAAATGGGCAGAAAGTTAATAAAGGAGACTTACTATTAACTTTTGAAACTGTCGCTACTGTTGCTCAGTTGAATGCTTTAAATAAAATTCGCAGTTCCTTAATGCAACAAAATCAGATTTATCGGCGGTTAATGAATTCTACTACTGGCATCACCTCAGAACTAGAATTCAGCCGTAGTCAATTACCCAGAGATGCTGCATTTTTATTGAGAAGTCGAGCAGCTTTAGTATCAGAAAATGAGTTGTTGCGTACTCAATTAAGAAACTCTACTACAGGTATAGGGTTAGATAGTGATGAACAGCAACAACTAGCAGTTGCTAAACAGGAATTAGACACTCGTGCAGCTGCGGCAAACTTAGAAGTTGCCAAAATTCAAAAACAACTATCTCAAACTGTAGTCAAACTCCAAGATACGGAATCAAGTTTAGGCATCCAACAGCGCATTTTAGATAAACTGAAAACCCTCTCGGAAGAAGGTGGTATTTCGCAACTACAGTATCTCAACCAACAACAACAAGTACAAAATCTGACAGCAGAAGTAGCGCAATTAGTCGAAGAAAAGAAACGCCTCCAGTTTGATATTGAAAGAGGACGACAACAACTTTACAATACCGTTGCTGCTTCCGATAAAAATATCTTAGAAAGGATAGCAGATAATAAAAAACGCATTGCTGAAATTGACAGCCAATTTATGAAAATTGTGCTAGATAATGAGCAAAATTTAGCAGATATCAACAGCAAAATTTCTCAAGCCCAATTAAACTTTAAATACCAAGAACTCCGCGCCCCCGTCTCAGGTACTATTTTTGATTTACAAGCCAAAAACCCTGGTTTTGTAGCCAATCCCACCCAAAAATTGCTCCAAATTGTCCCCAACGATAATTATGTTGCAGAAGTTTTCATTACCAATAGAGACATTGGTTTTGTGAGTAAAGGCATGAAAGTCGATGTGAGAATTGACTCATTTCCTTTCAGCGAATTCGGAGATATCAAAGGAGAATTAGTTGATATTGCTTCTGATGCCCTACCACCAGACGAAACTTATCAATTCTATAGATTTCCCGCCAGAATTCAGTTAGATAAACAATACCTAGACATCAAAAATAGGAAAATTCCCTTGCAGTCAGGTATGTCCCTCAGTGCTAACATCAAAGTCAGAGAAGAACGCACAGTGATGAGCCTGTTTACTGAATTGTTCACCAACCAAGTTGAAAGTTTAAAACAGGTAAGATAA
- a CDS encoding type II toxin-antitoxin system VapC family toxin, producing the protein MSRQIICVDSNFVVKLIKNSSQNSTHLTLWDNWEQNQTQIIAPTLLCYEVTNVFHRMQLAKQLLKTEAEECINLAFNLSIQFYSDRQLHQQAWEFTQQFNLPATYDAHYLALAQRFQADFYTGDKRLFNSVSSVLSWIHLVE; encoded by the coding sequence ATGAGCCGACAAATTATTTGCGTTGATTCTAATTTTGTAGTTAAGTTAATCAAAAATTCCTCGCAAAATTCAACGCATCTCACATTATGGGATAACTGGGAGCAAAACCAAACTCAGATTATTGCTCCAACTCTCTTATGTTACGAAGTCACTAATGTATTTCATAGAATGCAATTAGCAAAACAACTACTGAAGACAGAAGCAGAGGAATGTATAAACCTTGCCTTCAATTTATCAATTCAGTTTTATAGCGATCGCCAATTACATCAACAAGCCTGGGAATTCACACAACAATTTAACCTTCCTGCCACTTATGATGCTCATTATTTAGCATTAGCTCAGAGATTTCAAGCAGATTTTTATACAGGTGATAAACGTCTATTTAACAGTGTGAGTTCCGTTTTATCTTGGATTCATTTGGTTGAATAA
- a CDS encoding SufE family protein, whose amino-acid sequence MSSTLDSLPPALAKIVQRFQRASDPKRRYEQLIWYAQKLPEFPEADKVPENKVPGCVSQVYVTATLNDGQVTYQGDSDSQLTKGLVALLIEGLNGLAPTAIVELTPDFIQETGLNVSLTPSRANGFYNIFKTMQKKALECKLDLPN is encoded by the coding sequence ATGTCTTCCACTCTAGACTCCTTACCTCCTGCCCTTGCTAAAATTGTCCAGCGTTTTCAACGGGCAAGTGACCCAAAACGACGCTATGAACAATTAATCTGGTATGCTCAAAAACTGCCAGAGTTCCCAGAAGCTGATAAAGTGCCAGAAAATAAAGTCCCTGGTTGTGTTTCGCAAGTATATGTGACTGCAACTTTAAATGATGGTCAGGTGACATATCAAGGAGATTCTGATTCCCAATTGACTAAAGGATTAGTCGCCCTATTGATTGAAGGCTTAAACGGACTAGCACCTACGGCAATTGTCGAACTAACACCAGATTTTATTCAAGAAACTGGTTTAAATGTCAGCCTTACCCCTTCCCGCGCTAATGGGTTTTATAACATTTTTAAAACAATGCAAAAAAAAGCGTTGGAATGTAAGTTAGACCTGCCAAACTAA
- a CDS encoding alpha/beta fold hydrolase — MSTSLLSTYDPTGFGGVVKEYLWQWEGQPLRVVYETLGNGSPLLLLPAFSSVSTRQEMAELARLLAPHFQVVAVDWPGFGQSSRPSINYRPEIYQQFLADFIQTVFSTPVTVVAAGHAASYVLQLARTQPDTFAKIVLVAPTWRGPLPTMGANPQIAGVVRGLVRSPIVGQILYKLNTTPSFLRFMYRRHVFVDTAKLTPSFIEKKWQTTQKPGARFASAAFVTGNIDAVHNQSDFIELVQSLSVPLMMVIGESSPPKSRQEMETIAALPGVRSVVLPGSLGMHEEYPQEVFAAIEDFLRSPQN; from the coding sequence ATGTCTACCAGTTTATTATCAACCTATGACCCGACTGGATTTGGTGGAGTAGTTAAAGAATATCTTTGGCAATGGGAAGGTCAACCATTGCGTGTTGTGTATGAAACTCTGGGCAATGGTTCACCTCTATTACTCTTGCCAGCATTTAGCAGTGTATCCACCCGCCAAGAAATGGCTGAATTGGCTAGGCTACTAGCTCCCCATTTTCAAGTAGTAGCTGTAGACTGGCCAGGGTTTGGGCAATCTTCCCGTCCCAGTATCAATTACCGACCAGAAATTTATCAGCAATTTCTCGCGGATTTTATTCAGACTGTGTTTTCTACCCCCGTTACTGTAGTAGCGGCTGGTCATGCGGCGAGTTATGTGTTGCAATTAGCCCGCACCCAGCCAGATACTTTTGCAAAAATTGTTTTGGTTGCACCCACTTGGCGCGGTCCTTTACCAACAATGGGGGCAAATCCACAAATAGCTGGTGTAGTTAGGGGATTGGTGCGATCGCCTATTGTCGGTCAAATCCTCTACAAACTCAATACCACACCCTCATTCTTAAGATTTATGTACCGTCGCCATGTCTTCGTTGATACGGCGAAACTTACACCCAGTTTCATCGAGAAGAAATGGCAAACTACCCAAAAACCAGGTGCTAGGTTTGCTTCTGCGGCTTTCGTGACTGGAAATATTGACGCAGTACACAATCAATCCGATTTTATTGAACTGGTACAGTCTTTGTCTGTTCCCCTCATGATGGTGATTGGTGAATCAAGTCCCCCCAAATCACGCCAAGAAATGGAAACTATAGCTGCACTCCCAGGAGTAAGGAGCGTTGTACTTCCCGGTTCTTTGGGAATGCACGAGGAATACCCACAAGAGGTGTTTGCCGCGATTGAGGATTTTTTGCGATCGCCACAAAATTAA